One region of Paraburkholderia phymatum STM815 genomic DNA includes:
- a CDS encoding GlxA family transcriptional regulator — protein MHDLRVTRYGFLLLDNFSLIALGAAVDPLRIANMLVERKVYEYRLIGAGNEYVCSSDGIRVLPDMSMAEAGKFDAVFVVGPNPIPRKGIGAVLDWLRYHARSGTALGGLDTGSYFLARAGLLNGYRCTIHWEDQDVLLEQFPRLTVSNRLYEVDRDRYTCSGGVAPLDLMVHLLGMPPGSHSLSARVLELLVAERRSHEQRQVTSLRQYIGAEHARLDEALQVMESNVEEPLSVAEIATFLDVSQRQLERWFQERLGKTPAQAYLEIRLLRARQLLYRTAKPLEEVCARTGFTSLTHFSTRYKTQFHISPMADRRRYQKAL, from the coding sequence ATGCATGATCTGCGCGTGACGCGCTACGGATTCCTGCTGCTCGACAACTTCTCGCTGATCGCGCTAGGCGCGGCCGTCGACCCTTTGCGGATCGCGAACATGCTCGTCGAGCGCAAGGTCTACGAGTATCGGCTGATTGGAGCCGGTAACGAGTACGTGTGTTCGAGCGACGGGATTCGCGTGTTGCCCGATATGTCGATGGCCGAGGCGGGGAAATTCGATGCCGTGTTCGTCGTCGGTCCGAATCCGATTCCGCGCAAGGGGATCGGCGCCGTGCTCGATTGGCTGCGCTATCACGCACGCAGCGGAACCGCGCTCGGCGGGCTCGATACGGGCAGTTATTTTCTGGCGCGCGCGGGTCTGTTGAACGGCTACCGATGCACGATTCATTGGGAAGACCAGGACGTGCTGCTGGAGCAGTTTCCGAGGTTGACCGTCTCGAACCGTCTGTATGAGGTCGATCGCGACCGCTACACGTGCAGTGGCGGCGTTGCGCCGCTCGACCTGATGGTGCATCTGCTCGGCATGCCGCCCGGCAGCCATTCGCTGTCGGCGCGCGTGCTCGAACTGCTGGTCGCCGAGCGGCGCAGTCACGAGCAGCGTCAGGTCACGTCGCTGCGGCAGTACATCGGCGCCGAGCACGCAAGACTGGACGAGGCCTTGCAGGTCATGGAGAGCAACGTCGAGGAACCGCTGTCCGTCGCGGAGATCGCGACGTTTCTCGACGTCTCGCAGCGGCAACTTGAACGATGGTTTCAGGAGCGCCTCGGCAAGACGCCCGCGCAAGCGTATCTGGAGATCCGCCTGCTGCGCGCGCGGCAGTTGCTGTATCGAACGGCCAAGCCGCTGGAAGAAGTTTGCGCGCGCACGGGCTTCACGTCGCTGACCCACTTTTCGACTCGCTACAAGACGCAGTTCCATATTTCCCCGATGGCCGACCGCAGGCGCTATCAGAAGGCGCTCTGA
- a CDS encoding DnaJ C-terminal domain-containing protein, with protein MKYKDYYAILGLERTAAQEDIKRAYRKLARKYHPDVSKHSDAEDRFKELGEAYEVLKDPEKRAAYDRMGTHWRTGEDFQPPPNWDEGFEFSGAGEEGAAHASLNEFFEAMFGGARTAHARRRASRAMGEDHHAKVVIDLEDAYRGAQRSISLQLPVIDEHGHVSLQSRTLNVSIPKGVRAGQHLRLAGQGGTGAGGGSPGDLYLEIAFREHPRFRVDGADVSIELPVAPWEAALGTHVTVPTPDGWVEMTVPKGAAGGTRMRLKGKGIPGSPPGDMYAILNIVLPPADSELAKAAYDTMRQAFNFDPRARFYG; from the coding sequence ATGAAATACAAGGACTATTACGCGATCCTGGGCCTCGAGCGTACGGCCGCTCAGGAGGACATCAAGCGCGCGTATCGGAAGCTCGCGCGCAAGTACCATCCGGACGTCAGCAAGCACAGCGACGCGGAGGATCGTTTCAAGGAACTGGGCGAGGCCTATGAGGTGCTCAAGGATCCGGAAAAGCGCGCCGCCTACGACCGGATGGGCACGCATTGGCGCACCGGAGAGGACTTCCAGCCTCCCCCTAACTGGGATGAAGGTTTCGAATTCAGCGGTGCGGGAGAAGAGGGGGCAGCGCATGCCAGTCTCAACGAGTTCTTTGAAGCGATGTTCGGCGGTGCGCGAACCGCGCACGCACGGCGTCGGGCTTCGCGGGCGATGGGAGAGGATCACCACGCGAAGGTGGTCATCGATCTCGAGGATGCCTATCGCGGAGCACAACGCTCAATTTCTCTGCAGTTGCCAGTAATCGATGAGCATGGCCATGTATCGCTGCAATCACGCACCTTGAACGTGTCGATTCCGAAAGGCGTGCGGGCCGGGCAGCACCTACGGCTTGCCGGCCAGGGAGGAACCGGCGCGGGGGGCGGCTCACCGGGGGATCTCTACCTGGAAATCGCGTTTCGCGAGCATCCGCGTTTTCGCGTCGATGGCGCCGATGTGTCGATTGAGTTGCCGGTTGCGCCATGGGAAGCAGCACTTGGTACGCACGTAACGGTGCCGACGCCCGATGGATGGGTGGAAATGACCGTGCCAAAAGGGGCGGCAGGCGGCACGCGTATGCGGCTCAAGGGCAAGGGAATTCCCGGGAGCCCGCCCGGGGACATGTACGCAATCTTGAACATTGTATTGCCGCCGGCCGACAGTGAGTTGGCTAAAGCGGCCTACGACACGATGCGGCAGGCGTTCAACTTCGATCCGCGTGCGCGGTTTTATGGGTAG
- a CDS encoding chaperone modulator CbpM, with protein MREFETTSLSAQIVDENMEFTLVELSRVSGASEEEITLWVAEGALEPKGAAPQEWRFSGASLRRVRTACRLTRDLQINAPGIALALDLLDEIEALRKRAGRQHDH; from the coding sequence ATGAGAGAATTTGAAACGACCAGTCTGTCTGCTCAGATTGTTGATGAAAATATGGAGTTCACGCTCGTCGAGTTGAGTCGAGTAAGCGGCGCATCGGAAGAAGAGATCACGCTTTGGGTTGCCGAGGGCGCACTCGAGCCAAAAGGCGCTGCGCCTCAGGAATGGCGGTTCAGCGGGGCCTCACTGCGGCGCGTGCGCACCGCTTGTCGGCTGACTCGCGACCTTCAGATCAATGCGCCGGGAATTGCGCTCGCCCTTGACCTGCTCGACGAAATCGAAGCGCTGAGGAAGCGGGCTGGCCGTCAGCACGATCATTGA